A genome region from Candidatus Methylomirabilota bacterium includes the following:
- a CDS encoding ABC transporter permease yields MRYLARRALWTVVALLGVSVLIFLLVRLLPGNIVDIIAGTEGQLSREQRTAVLREFGLDRPVPVQYALWLRGMLRGDLGWSFRSGQPVAQLLVSRLPVTIELALLTVLGVTLVGIPLGVLASVSRSMRVKTGVQIVGLLGLSVPSFWIAVLLIITASHLFGWLPALIFVSPWSDPWVNLQQMFLPVLSLALGLSVVVVRMTRSSMLEVLGQDFVKVARAKGLSARAVLLRHALRNALIPIVTVLGLQMGYLLGGVVITEQIFGLPGLGWTLLNGVYQRDYPVVQATVMLFAVTFVVINLGVDLLYTYLDPRIRYE; encoded by the coding sequence CCTGTGGACCGTGGTCGCCCTGCTCGGCGTCTCGGTCCTGATCTTTCTCCTGGTGCGCCTGCTGCCCGGCAACATCGTGGACATCATCGCCGGCACCGAGGGCCAGCTCAGCCGGGAGCAGCGGACCGCGGTGTTGCGGGAGTTCGGCCTGGACCGCCCGGTGCCGGTGCAGTACGCGCTCTGGCTGCGGGGGATGCTCCGGGGAGACCTCGGCTGGTCGTTTCGCTCCGGCCAGCCGGTGGCCCAGCTGCTCGTCTCCCGCCTGCCGGTGACGATCGAGCTGGCCCTCCTCACCGTCCTCGGCGTCACCCTGGTGGGCATCCCTCTCGGCGTCCTGGCCAGCGTCTCGCGGAGCATGCGGGTCAAGACGGGGGTCCAGATCGTGGGCCTCCTGGGCCTCTCGGTCCCGAGCTTCTGGATCGCCGTCCTGCTCATCATCACCGCTTCCCATCTCTTCGGCTGGCTGCCCGCGCTGATCTTCGTGAGCCCGTGGTCGGACCCGTGGGTCAACCTCCAGCAGATGTTCCTCCCGGTGCTGTCGCTGGCGCTCGGGCTCTCGGTCGTCGTCGTCCGCATGACCCGCTCGTCCATGCTGGAGGTCCTCGGGCAGGACTTCGTCAAGGTCGCGCGGGCGAAGGGCCTGTCGGCGCGCGCGGTCCTCCTCCGGCATGCCCTGCGCAACGCGCTCATCCCGATCGTCACCGTCCTGGGCCTCCAGATGGGCTACTTGCTGGGGGGAGTCGTGATCACCGAGCAGATCTTCGGGCTGCCGGGCCTGGGGTGGACGCTCCTCAACGGCGTCTACCAGCGCGACTACCCGGTCGTCCAGGCGACCGTGATGCTCTTCGCCGTCACGTTCGTCGTGATCAACCTGGGCGTGGACCTCCTGTACACCTACCTCGATCCGCGCATCCGGTATGAGTGA